The genomic region GAACAGCGACACCGCCTCCCCATCCTCGACATAGTCGAACTCGTTGATGAGGATAACGTCGGGATTGACCCGCTGGATGATCTCGGCCACCCGCGCCGGCTGCGTCGCCTCGGGATCACCCAGGTCGGCGACCAGCTGCCCTTCGGCGCCGCGATTGAGGGAAGCATTGAACGTTGCGATCCGGATCGATCCTTGCTCGGGCGCCTCCTGAGCAGCCAGCGGAGCGGCGCCCGCCAGGAGCGCGAGGATGGAACAGGTGAACAATCGCATCATGGTCTTCGCCTCCCCGGATTTTCTCAAGGCCCCGCCGGACCTCGGAACCGCAACACTGGTGGGTTTTAAAGACGGATATATGACAGCTCGATCCGCAGCATTCCGTTTCGGCCCCGCCGTCACAGCACCCCAAACCACCGCCATCGGCAACCGCATCCTCCCCCGCAAAGACAAGAACCTGCAACCGCCGCCCAAGCGCCTGTCGCAATCCCTTCCGTGCTCGAAACCCGCCGAGCCGCCTCTACCTCCTTTCAAACAGCACCGTCGGACCGGTCCCTCAACCTCACCGCCCGCCGACCCCTCAGGCCCGCCTCTCTCACGCCGCGTCGGCGAACCGCCTGCTGCCTTCGAGGTCCCACACCAGCGTCATCATCGCCAGGGGATCGCGCGGCGCTGCGAGCGAGAACAGCCGCGCGCCCAACCCGCTCAGCTTGCGAAACTTCTCGCGCGAATGATGGTCGACGATCAGGTCCTCGGCGGTTCCGGCCCAGCCGATCACGCCATTATCCTCGAGCGCATAAAGCCGTTCGGCCGCCATCGGCGCGCCCGCCTCGCCCACCAGCGTCATGGGGTAGCGGCGCCCCGAACGGCCCGTCCACAACAGAACGGCCGGCTCGGCTTTTTCCCTATCCGCAGTATTCGCAATCGAAATCATGGCCACCCTCGCAAAACGGCCCGCAATTGTCTTTGTCCCAAGCAGGGCCCGTCCCACCGTGCCCGGCTTGTTCAATCCTCCGTCCGGCCCGCGGTTCGGATAAGAACAAAATTAGAACAAAAATGCAGCCATTGTCAACCGGCTGCATGCGATATTTGTCTCACCACCGGCAGCGCTTGTCAATATATTGTGCCACAAGGGTGGTCGCGGCACTATCTATCGTATCTGCCGCACCAATCCGGGCAGATCAGAGGCCGCCGCCGATCTCGGCTTCCAGCGCGTCGAGCCGCTCGCGCAGCCGGGGCGAAATCGGCCGCGCCAGCCCCTTGCGCGCGTCTTGGAGCACCATGCGGTCGGTCTCGGTTTCGATGCGCGCGATCAGCGTCTTGAGGAATTCGTCCCCCGAAAGCCCCGGCATGATGGGCTCGAGAAATTTCGCCCGCGCCGTGCCGGGCCAGAGGATCAGGCTGTTGCGCCCCCAATAGAGTCCCGAGGTGAGCGCCACGGGCACCACCGGCACGCCGAGCGCCAGATACATCCGCACGATTCCGCTGCGATAGGCCGGCTCATCGAGCGGCGCGCGCCGCGTGCCTTCGGGGAAGATGATCACCCGGCAGCCGCGCTCCAGCGCGCCGCGCGCATGCTCCATCATGGCCGGCAGCGCGTCCTTGCCCCGCTTGCGGTCCACAGGGATCGTGTCGATCCACTTGGCCGCCCAGCCAAAGAGCGGAATGTCGAGCAATTCCTTTTTCGCGATGAAGGCGGGATGGCCCACATAGGGCAGGATGGCAAAGATATCCCAGTCCGACTGGTGCTTCGAACCGATGATCGCCCCGCCTTCGGGAATGTTTTCCGCTCCCGACACTTCGGTGCGGATGCCGACGATCCAGCGCAGGAAGAAAAGGTTCGCGCTGTTCCAATATTGCGCGATTCCCCAGCCGGCATGCTTGAGGTTGGGCGTCAATTTCGCCATCAGCCCCACAACGATCGCCAGCGGGATCGTGTGGACGAAGAACACCAGATAGAACACCAGCGAGCGGATGGCCTGGAGGATCATTGGTTCATCTTCTAGCGTTTTGAGTTTCAGGTCAGGGCGCGGCGAAAATGGTGATCCGCTGGAACCGGAGCGGAGCGTACAAAAAAGTACGTGAGCACCGGAAGCGCGGCGGATCGCCATTTGCAGCCCGCCATCACCTGAAAATCAATGCGCTAGGATATTTGCGAGAGGAAGCGCCTCACCGTCAACCGCGAGGTGATGGCGGTGAGCCCGGCGATCACCAGAACTACGCCCACGATCCCCAGTATTCCCGAGATCCCGAGCGCGAACTGGCCGAAGAGGATTCCCAGTTGCGCGCTCGATTGCTCGGGCACGACGGTGCTCATCGCCATGCCGGCGATGATGAAGAAGACGATCGCCGCCAGCCCGCCGGCGATCCCGCCCTTGAGCCCCAACAGCAGGAACCGCCCCTGGAATTCTCCGGCGATGAACCGGTTCGAGGCGCCGATGAAATGGAGCACGTCGACGATTTCCCGGTTGGTCGACATCGTCCCGCGCGTCGCGAACACGATGGCGAGCGCGGTCGCCACAAGGATGAGCGCCAGCACCAGAATGCCCGAAACCACGATGGTTCCCGCCATGGTGTTGAGCTGCACCCGCCAGGCGGCGTGGGTTTCCAGCGTCGCGCCGGGGATTGCGGAGATCTCGCTTTCGAGCCGCGCGATATCGGCGGCATTGGGGTCGGAAAGCTGCACGATCACCAGCCGGGGCACCGAAAGGTCGGAAAGGTCCAGCCCCGGCCCCAGCCAGGGTTCGAGCAGCGCTTCGCTTTCCTCGATCGAAAGCACCCGCGCGCTCGCCACCCCCGGCACCGCTTCTGACAGCGATACGGCCAGCCGCAGGTTGGATTCGATCACTTCCCCGTCGAGCGGGCGGATCTGGATGGTCAGCTCGCGCCCCACCTCGGCCGACCAGCCCATTGCCGATTTCTGCACCAGCAGCACGCCCCCGAAGGTGACGCAGGATAGAAACGTCATGATGCCGATCAGAAGCATCAGCGTGCGCCCGGCCACCGATTGCGCCGGCACGATGGGGTTGGGCCGCGGAAAGCGGAGCTTGAGCCCCTCACTCATGGATGGTCAGCTCCCCGTCGTTCAAGAGCATGCGCGGATAGTCGAACTTGTCGAGCAGGTTCACCTCGTGGGTGGCGAGGATGATCGTCGTCCCCATCTTGTTGAGCTGCTCGAACAGATGCAGCAGCCGCTCGGAAAGCTCGGGATCCACATTGCCCGTCGGCTCGTCCGCCAGAAGGATGTCGGGATTGCCGATCACCGCCCGCGCGATCGCCGCGCGTTGTTTTTCCCCGCCCGAGAGCACCGCCGGGTGGGCATCCATCCGGTCGCCCAACCCCACCCAGTCGAGCAGTTCCTCGACATTTCCGCGATAGCTCGCCTCGGTCTGCCCGCGCACGCGCAGGGGCAGCGCCACATTCTCGAAGGTCGTCAGGTGATCGAGCAACCTGAACTCCTGGAACACGATGCCGATATGGCGCCGCATCTGCAAAAGCCGGTCCCGGTCGAGCGCGGTGACGTCCTCGCCGAACATCGAAACCGATCCGCGCGTGGGCTTGAGCGAGAGCAGCAACAGCCGCAAAAGCGAGGTCTTGCCCGATCCCGAGGGCCCGGTCAGAAAGTGAAAGGAGCCCGGCGAGATCGAAAAGGTCAGGTCCTTCAAAATTTCCGGACCGTGGCCATATCTGAGCCCCACATTTTCGAAAGCGATCAAACCGCTCGTCTCCGCGAATCAACAAAGCGTTTCCAGCAAAAGTGGATACCACTTTTGCGCCCCCCAACGCGACAGCAAGGGCCCCGATCATTGAGGCGTTTGTGTGAACGGGGCGATGACTGCCGGTGATGATCGGCCACCATCGCGTCATGGCGGGATCGGGATCGATGTTTGAGGAGTTTTAACCCACCCCGCCATACGGTCTGCGCGACCAGACCAATATGCGGGCCCGGCCAGCACGTGATCATCACCTGCCCCAATTGCCATACGCGCTACAAGGTGGCGTCCGACGCGCTCTCGGCGGCCGGCCGGCAGGTGCAGTGCGCCGCCTGCGCCGAACTCTGGTATGCCACAGCGAGCTTTCCAACGCCCTCGGCGCCCGATCTCGAACCCTCGCGCGACGAGCTGGCGTTCCGCGCCGATGGGGATGGGTTCTCCGACGAGGAAGATCTGCTCGATGAGGCGCTCCTGAGCGCCAACCCGACAGCCTTGGCCCCCGCCCATCCCGAACCCGCCTCTGTCGATCGCGCCGGCAACCGCGCCCGCATCGAAGCGCTGGCCCGGCGCCGCAACGGCATGTTGGCCAAGCTCCCCATCGCCCGCTTCCGCCGCGCCTTCCGCGTCGCGGTCGCCGTAACGCTCGTTGCCATCCTCGCCCTGGCGGTCCTGGCGCGCACCGAAATCGTCGCCGCCTTCCCCCAGCTCGATGGCCTCTATCGTCTTGTGGGACTTGGAACAAATGTGGTCGGGCTCGACTTTACCGACATTAACACTTTGCGAACCACCCGCGACGGAACCAGCGTCATCATCGTCAACGCTAAGATTTCCAACATAACGAATCAATTAGCTTACGTGCCGTCGGTCCTCGTGAGCCTTTTGGACGAGGCCGGCAGGGTGATCTACGAATGGACGGTGACGCCGGCGGCCCGCAACATCCTGCCCGGCGATGTCCTGGCGATCGACACGCAATTGACTGCGCCGCCCCAGGGCGTAACCGATATTAGACTGAGCTTTGTTGAGGGCCGCAACGGCGCCGATACGGGCACGAGACGATAGAAGGCGAAACAGCCATGGCACGCATATTGGTGGCCGAAGATGACGATAATGTCCGCGCATTCGTCGTCCGCGCTCTGCAGATGTCCGGTCACGAGGTCCTCGAAGCCTCCGATGGCGGGCTGGCGCTGGAAATCGCGACCGATGAGGATGGCCGTTTCGATCTTCTGGTCTCCGACATCAAGATGCCGGTGATGGACGGGATCGCCCTGGCTTTGGCGGTGCGCGCGCAGTTTCCCGATCTCACCATCCTTCTGATGACCGGCTTTGCCGACCAGCGCGAGCGCGCCCATGGGCTCGATGCCCTGATCTACGACGTCCTGGGCAAGCCCTTTTCCCTGGCGCAACTGACCGAAAAAGTCTCCGACGCCCTGGCCGGCAAACCCGCCGAAATCATCCCCCTGGCCCGCTCGGCGCTCTAGAGACATGTCCCCGGCTTGGCCGCGGATGGAACGGTTTTGCGGTTCGGTGGGCAGTGTCGCCATTGCTTTGGACGTACCAAACGCAGCCGTGTAGATAGTCTTTGTACAACGTCGAAGCTTGTCATTCCGGGACGTCTTCCCGGAATCCAGCAACAGCGCCGATCGAGAATGCCCTAGGGTCCGTTCAATCGAGGACACCGCCGCATGGAAATCCCCTTCGGCAGCTACCGCCACCGCTTCACGATCGGCAGCCAGCAGGCCGAAGCGACAATCCGCATCACCTCGCGCCGCATGGTCAGCCGCCTTCTCGTCGATGGCGTCGAGGTCGATAGCGACGAGACGCCCTCCTCGGGCCAGGCGGCCATCCGCAATCACACCCTCAAGGCCGCCCTCGCCGATGGCCGTACGCTCGAGGTCGAAGCCGGTTATGTGGGCTGGACCAGCGCCGGCATCCTCGCCCGCATCGATGGCGAAACGGTCCACGAAAGCCACCCTGGCAAAACGATCGCCTTCCCCGCCTCGGCGGCGCGCATGGCCACCATGCAGGTCGATGAAGACGCCCAACGCGCCAACCGCCTCCCGGTCCTCATCGATATCGGTTTCGGCCTGATCTTTTTTATCGTCGGCTCCCTCGCCAACCTCACCACCGCCGCCGTGGTCGGCGCCATCCTGGGCATCGGCCTCCTGGTCGTCCAGCGCTTCGTCAAAGCCAATATCGTGGGCGGGCTTGCCCTGTTCGGCACGGTGATGCTGGCCATCTCGGCAATCTTCGCGCTCATCTTCGACGATGGCATCCTGGTGCAGTTGCGCACCAGCATCATCGGCAGTTTCACCGGGCTGCTCTTTGGCGCCGACGCGCTCTTTAATCGCGGCAATTGGCTGGGCCGTGGCATGGCCCGCTACATCCCTTTTTCCGGCATCGACCTGAAACGCCTCGCCACGGGCATGGCCGTTGTTTCCATCATCCTGGCCGTGCTCAACGTCGTCGTCGTGCTGCTGGCCAGCCAACAGTTCTGGCTCATCTACACCACCTTCCTCGACATCCCCCTGGTGATCATCGGCGTCTGGATCGTGATCTTTTTGTCCTATGGGAGAGGCAGCTCCGAGGGGGGCGACCAGAACCAGTCTTGATATAGAGCGGAGCAAGCTGGCGTTCGCTGTCCGGCTGCGGGAAGCCTGGCTTCAACTCCGACCTATTGGAATTACACCACCACCACCCCACCAACGCCGTCATCCCGGCCTTGAGCCGGGATCCAGTACACTCAGCGCTTGAGCATACGCCGCAACGCTGCCCGCGCGCAGCACGAGTGCCGGATCGCTGCCAGGCCTAACCTTCTTCCCCCAGCCACTCCGGCACGCTATCCATCCCGATCAGCGCGTCCACGCTCTGGCGCGGCCGCACAGCGTGCCAGCGCCCGCCTTCCACCAGAACCTCGGCGATCAGCGGCCGCGTGTTGTAGGTTCCGCTCATCACGGCCCCGTACGCCCCCGCCGTCATGATCACCAGCCGGTCGCCCTCGGCGACATTGGCGATCTGCCGATCGAGCGCCAGATAGTCCCCGCTCTCGCACACCGGCCCCACGATATCGGCCCGGATGGTCTTGGCGTCCGCGCCCGCCTCTTGGAGCGGCAGCACGTCGTGATGGGCCTCGTAAAGCGTGGGGCGAATGAGATCGTTCATCGCCGCATCGACGATGACGAAGCTCTTCTTTTCCGTCTGCTTCACATATTCGACGCCCGTCACCAGCACCCCGGCATTGCCCGCGATCAGCCGCCCCGGCTCGATGATCAGCTTGCAGCCCAGTTCGGAAACCCGTGCCTTGACGATTTCCGCATAGGCCAGCGGATCGGGCGGCGCCGGCGCGTCGTGGCGATAGGGAATGCCCAACCCCCCGCCGACATCGACGTGATGGATATCGTGCCCCGCCGCCCGCAGCCGCCCCACCAGTTCGGCCATCAGCGCAAAGGCGTTATCGAAGGGTTCGAGATCGACGATCTGGCTGCCGATATGCATATCGACGCCCACGGCCTTGAGATTGGCGCATTCGGCGATCCGGGCATAAACCGCCTCGGCCC from Pelagibacterium sp. 26DY04 harbors:
- a CDS encoding lysophospholipid acyltransferase family protein; protein product: MILQAIRSLVFYLVFFVHTIPLAIVVGLMAKLTPNLKHAGWGIAQYWNSANLFFLRWIVGIRTEVSGAENIPEGGAIIGSKHQSDWDIFAILPYVGHPAFIAKKELLDIPLFGWAAKWIDTIPVDRKRGKDALPAMMEHARGALERGCRVIIFPEGTRRAPLDEPAYRSGIVRMYLALGVPVVPVALTSGLYWGRNSLILWPGTARAKFLEPIMPGLSGDEFLKTLIARIETETDRMVLQDARKGLARPISPRLRERLDALEAEIGGGL
- the ftsE gene encoding cell division ATP-binding protein FtsE, with protein sequence MIAFENVGLRYGHGPEILKDLTFSISPGSFHFLTGPSGSGKTSLLRLLLLSLKPTRGSVSMFGEDVTALDRDRLLQMRRHIGIVFQEFRLLDHLTTFENVALPLRVRGQTEASYRGNVEELLDWVGLGDRMDAHPAVLSGGEKQRAAIARAVIGNPDILLADEPTGNVDPELSERLLHLFEQLNKMGTTIILATHEVNLLDKFDYPRMLLNDGELTIHE
- the lysA gene encoding diaminopimelate decarboxylase — translated: MVHHFQYRDGEMFAEDVALAAIADEIGTPFYCYSGATFRRHIRVMGEAFAGLDTLVAYAMKANSNQAMLAIAASEGIGVDVVSGGELERALRAGISADKIIFSGVAKTRAEMRAGLDAGILCFNLESEPELERLNAVAGEMGVVAPVSVRVNPDVDARTHAKISTGKSENKFGVPYARAEAVYARIAECANLKAVGVDMHIGSQIVDLEPFDNAFALMAELVGRLRAAGHDIHHVDVGGGLGIPYRHDAPAPPDPLAYAEIVKARVSELGCKLIIEPGRLIAGNAGVLVTGVEYVKQTEKKSFVIVDAAMNDLIRPTLYEAHHDVLPLQEAGADAKTIRADIVGPVCESGDYLALDRQIANVAEGDRLVIMTAGAYGAVMSGTYNTRPLIAEVLVEGGRWHAVRPRQSVDALIGMDSVPEWLGEEG
- a CDS encoding septation protein IspZ — its product is MEIPFGSYRHRFTIGSQQAEATIRITSRRMVSRLLVDGVEVDSDETPSSGQAAIRNHTLKAALADGRTLEVEAGYVGWTSAGILARIDGETVHESHPGKTIAFPASAARMATMQVDEDAQRANRLPVLIDIGFGLIFFIVGSLANLTTAAVVGAILGIGLLVVQRFVKANIVGGLALFGTVMLAISAIFALIFDDGILVQLRTSIIGSFTGLLFGADALFNRGNWLGRGMARYIPFSGIDLKRLATGMAVVSIILAVLNVVVVLLASQQFWLIYTTFLDIPLVIIGVWIVIFLSYGRGSSEGGDQNQS
- a CDS encoding response regulator is translated as MARILVAEDDDNVRAFVVRALQMSGHEVLEASDGGLALEIATDEDGRFDLLVSDIKMPVMDGIALALAVRAQFPDLTILLMTGFADQRERAHGLDALIYDVLGKPFSLAQLTEKVSDALAGKPAEIIPLARSAL
- a CDS encoding ABC transporter permease; this translates as MSEGLKLRFPRPNPIVPAQSVAGRTLMLLIGIMTFLSCVTFGGVLLVQKSAMGWSAEVGRELTIQIRPLDGEVIESNLRLAVSLSEAVPGVASARVLSIEESEALLEPWLGPGLDLSDLSVPRLVIVQLSDPNAADIARLESEISAIPGATLETHAAWRVQLNTMAGTIVVSGILVLALILVATALAIVFATRGTMSTNREIVDVLHFIGASNRFIAGEFQGRFLLLGLKGGIAGGLAAIVFFIIAGMAMSTVVPEQSSAQLGILFGQFALGISGILGIVGVVLVIAGLTAITSRLTVRRFLSQIS
- a CDS encoding MJ0042-type zinc finger domain-containing protein, which translates into the protein MIITCPNCHTRYKVASDALSAAGRQVQCAACAELWYATASFPTPSAPDLEPSRDELAFRADGDGFSDEEDLLDEALLSANPTALAPAHPEPASVDRAGNRARIEALARRRNGMLAKLPIARFRRAFRVAVAVTLVAILALAVLARTEIVAAFPQLDGLYRLVGLGTNVVGLDFTDINTLRTTRDGTSVIIVNAKISNITNQLAYVPSVLVSLLDEAGRVIYEWTVTPAARNILPGDVLAIDTQLTAPPQGVTDIRLSFVEGRNGADTGTRR